One part of the Candidatus Eisenbacteria bacterium genome encodes these proteins:
- the tuf gene encoding elongation factor Tu (EF-Tu; promotes GTP-dependent binding of aminoacyl-tRNA to the A-site of ribosomes during protein biosynthesis; when the tRNA anticodon matches the mRNA codon, GTP hydrolysis results; the inactive EF-Tu-GDP leaves the ribosome and release of GDP is promoted by elongation factor Ts; many prokaryotes have two copies of the gene encoding EF-Tu) has protein sequence EMVMPGDNVTVEIELLTPIALEKELRFAIREGGRTVGAGVVAEILD, from the coding sequence GAGATGGTGATGCCTGGTGACAACGTGACGGTGGAGATAGAGTTGTTAACGCCGATCGCGTTGGAGAAGGAGTTGCGGTTTGCGATAAGGGAGGGCGGGCGCACTGTAGGAGCGGGCGTCGTCGCAGAAATACTAGACTGA